CTCGcacacctcccctccaccccctgcttcTTGGCCACTTGGATCCCTTTCTTCAGTGGCTCGTGGAGCACTGCTTGGGGAGCATTGCTGGGAGCCAGAGCTGGGAGCACTGCCTGGGGAGCATTGCTGGGAGCCGTGGGGCTTGGCAGACTGGCAGGGCAGAGGCGGGAGGGAGGCCTCTTGTCCCTCAGAAGGCCCTGTCCAAGCCAGAGAACACTCCCCGTTCCCACAGCGTCACCAGCGGCTACCTCTACGTGACCATCATCTACAACGTCTCCGTCAGCCTGGCCCTCTACgccctcttcctcttctactttgCCACCCGGGACCTACTTAGCCCCTACAGCCCCGTCCTCAAGTTCTTCATGGTCAAGTCcgtcatttttctctccttctggcaAGGTGAGCCTCTTCTCAGGCCCTGTGAGGCCCATGCTGTCCCTGGGCCCTCCCAGCCTAGAGCCCAGACCTCTGTCCACCAGGGGCCTCCTGGGTGTGAAGTCTAGGCCCTCAGGGGCCTTTCACAGGAGCCATGGGGGACCCTCTGTGGGGCTGCCTCAtggatgggggacccaggggAGCCCCAGTGTTGGCGGCCAGCAAGGAGCTAGCGGAGTGGGGTTTCCCAGAGGCCTCAGCTTGGTGCTGGCATCCCAGCCCCACAGGAGCAACCACGGACCCCACTGCCATCCTTGCTGGTGGGGGTGGCGTTTGGGGGGCTGCTGCATGAGGAAGGGGCAGCAGGATGGGGGCCCAGTCCAGGGCCACATGCCCACGCCTCCCCTTCCAGGCATGCTCCTGGCCATCCTGGAGAAGTGTGGGGCCATCCCCAAGATCCACTCGGCCCGCGTGTCTGTGGGCGAGGGCACCGTGGCCGCCGGCTACCAGGACTTCATCATCTGTGTGGAGATGTTCTTCGCAGCTCTGGCCCTGCGGCACGCCTTCACCTATAAGGTCTATGCTGACAAGAGGCTGGATGCGCAAGGTACGAGCCAGCAGCCTGGAGACCCCCACCCCAGAGGGAGAGGCCCTCCCTAGCCCTGCCCCGgggccctcctgccccccagtGTCCGACAGGTGGTGACAGTGCAGGCGTCTCCGGCCTACTGGTGGGGAAGGGCCCACGCAGGTCGAGGCTGTCCTGCCCTGTGCCCCCAACACAAGGTTGTGGGGGGTTGGGGTAGGGGAGGTCCCGGCAGCTGAGCCCACCTGACTCTTGCAGCAGGCCTGGAGTCTGGAGAGCCCCGCGGGAAGGTCAGGACAGAGACCCCAGAGTAAACAGGTTTCCTGGGGCTCCTCACACCAGACTCGGCTTTCCATTCTGTCCTGTAATGCCCTCGGCTCTAAAGTTCTCCATCTTTTTATATCTGGGATTCCTTCTAAGAAACGGACTCAGATGGGCATCGTTTTTAACAGCTTGCTTTTTACAGCTgctcattttcctctttgttgGAAGAGGTTGGCAACCCCAGTTCTACATTAGGATGCCCCAGAGAGTACAAGTCCCACATCTGGGGGCCCCCCTCCCCAAGATTCGACAATGAGTGGTCTGGGCCTGGACAGCAGTGGCAGGGGGTTTCCCAGCTCCCCCGGGCCTCTGGCTGCTACTGGGCAGAGGGGATGGTGGGGGGTTGGCGGCAGAGGAGGCCAGGAATGCCAGCGAGGAGGCGGCAGGGTCTGGGGAGGGGACGCTCCTGCTCTAACACGCCGCCCCCCAGGAGTCAGGCCGCTGCCGCTGCCTTCCATGTGGCCACAGACGAGAACCCACTTCCCCGGGCCTAGTGCCTAGGCCCACCACAGGCCCTGGAGAGTGGGGTGCTGCAGCAGGGCCCCTCGGCCCCTTCCCCTTCGTACTCAGGCGCTCTCTCCCTGGCCGGAAAGAGACCTGCCGGCCCCTTCCGGATGGGCCGGCACTCCAGGCTGCCTGGCCGCCCGACTCTTGTGCGCCCAGCTGTGTTCTCCCGGCACACTTGGCGGAGGGCTCTCAGCACCCCTTCTGTTTGTGATCACACACCTACCCAGTGCTGGCCGCTTCGCTGCTGCCCCACCCGCTTCCCTCTGGGTCCCCAGATCTGGCAAGCACCCACTCAGTGTTGAGGGCGATGTCCCTTGGACCTGCTCCCGACAGAGCCTGTGCCCTTAGGAAAGTCACCCTTGTGCCTGGAGCCTGGGGCCATAGCAGAGAACCCTTTCTGGACCCTTGAGGTTTAAAATGTCGCACGTGGGGGCTCTGCAGAGGCCCAGCGGACACCTGGGCTTTATCTTCCCACCCACCGCTCCTGGACCACCAGTCCAGCAAAGAACAGCATGGCCAGAAACCCAGCTATAGCAAAGAGGCCAGCCCAGCCCTACCAGCGAAAGGCAGGACCCCACCTCCATGCTGGACGCACTAACCCCTCAGCCTTGCAATCGGACTTGGGTCCCCAGCTGCCCTTCCTGGGGGATCTGTACAGGGAACCACACCCCCTTGCCCCCCAGTCTTGATTTCCTTGTCTGTGAAGTGTCGTGAGGTTCATAAAGCACATGGCACAGGCTTAGCAATTCCATCCAAGCCTAAAGAGAAGTGGGGGTGCTGGGGTCCTGACTTAGATGTGGAGGTGGGGCCTCGACCACCGTCCTGGGTATCTGCTGTTGGTTCTCCCATCCCCCCGGACGAGAGTGTGAGCCCTGTGAGAGGAGTCATCCCTGGGTGGacatgcccccccgccccgggtgcCAGGCTCCAAAGGGGCAGCCGGGGCtgctgggtgggggcaggaagggtgTCTGGTGCCGTGTGCAGGCCTTGGTGGTGGGCAGATGGTGTCACTCAGCTGTCTCTtgtcttctctatttctctggcttctctccccctcccctttccccctccgCCCTGCTTCTGCCCCGGGTTTGGCCGCGGGCAGTGCCAACATACGGCCCTTACGGTAGGTTCTGCTCTCGGTCTGCACGTCTGTCCTGCACGTCAGTCGTGGTCACTGTCACCGGCATGCCTCTCTCCCTAGCCGCTTTTCTGTGTTCCTGTCTCACAGGCACCCCCAGGCAGCAGAGCTCAGAGCCCCTGCCTGCCAAGGGCTGCCCCTGTAGAGTTTGCCTGCTTCCGTCCTGGTCTCTCAATGTTCTGGAATATGCCCTGCTGGGTCCTGGGGGCACAGTGCGTGTTAATGGGAGATCCATGGCGGAGAACATGAAGGTGGAAAGGACATGCCAGATTTGAATTTGAAGACCTGGGCTTATCCCTTACCACTCGGTTTTGGGGGCCGGGGCCACTTCTCCCCGCTGAAAACTGTGGTGGGGGAGAGTTCCTTAGGGGGGAAGGTAGGAGGAAGCGCATCAGGGCTGGCGGCTTCCGCCCTCTCAGAGGGGAGCTGGTGAGGATTTATGGGTCAGCCCCACTGTTGGTGCTGGCAGACACCCTGTCCTGACAGAGCTGGTTGGCAGACTCTGGTGCCCTCTGCTCCCCGGAGTGAAGGGGGACctcgggggagggggcggggctagCTCTCCGGGGCCCCTCCCCTGACACTCCCGGCCTCCGTTCTCCACCCTGGGTCCCTTCCCACCAGCCACACTTATCAGCCCCCGGAGGCTGCTCACCTGCACTCTGCGCCGCAGCCAGAGGAGCCATCTCTTTGCCTGTGCCTCCTTGTGCCCGGGACCCCATTCTCTGTCGGGTGACACAGCCTCGGGGTGGGGGTTGGTCCCAGGACAATGCGCTCCCTGCCACCCCAGCTGCTCACCCCCCGCCTCTGGGCTCCCACCCTGCAGGCCGCTGCGCCCCCATGAAGAGCATCTCCAGCAGCCTCAAGGAGACCATGAACCCACATGACATCGTGCAGGATGCCATCCACAACTTCTCGCCTGCCTACCAGCAGTACACACAGCAGTCCACCCTGGAGCCCGGGCCCGCCTGGCGCGGTGGCGCCCACAGCCTCTCGCGCTCCCACAGCCTCAGTGGTGCCCGCGACAATGAGAAGACTCTCCTGCTTAGCTCTGATGATGAGTTCTAGGTGCGGCTGCTGGTGGGGAGGACTGGCAcctgggcccagggcagggtgTGCCCCCCTCCAGCCCCGTGCGCGGGCCGGGAGGCAGCCTGGCACAGCTTTGGCATTGCCCGTTAATTTATTGGACCAGAAACACTCACTTGTCACTTCCGGAGGAACAGCCAGAAGCTGTGAGCCCAGGGGACAGCCCAGGCTCACAACGAGCCTTCAGGAATACTTATACCAGGCCACCCCTGCTTCCGGGCGCGGGACAGAGGACGCTGGGCGTGACTGCTGTGCCCCTGTGGCTTGTCCTGCGGCGGCATGGTGGGACCAGCTGTGGCCCCATGGTGGACCAGCGGCCCTCTCAGCCCCCACGCggctcaccccctcccccatgagACTTTCAGCCCTGTCCCCAACACCGTGCAATACTCTGACCTGGGCTCTTTCCTGCCTGCTCCCGCCCTTGTGCCCCCTGTCCATGCTAGATTAGCCTCACCCTGggccagaggggcaggagggaaccCAGATGCTCCCCGCAGCCCCTCCTGACCCAGGCCTGCCTGGCATGCTGCAAGGACCAGAGTGGCACCAAGAGCCACGTGTCCCGTGTCGGAAGGGCACTCAGGTGCATCTGGGCCCCTCTTCTGTTGACGAGGCCTCTCCAAGCAGGGctctctgggcccctgggtgTCCTCTCCGTGGctgcccttcctgcctgcctcatgccccttcctcctggcctgCTGAGGGCAGCCAGCAGCCCACACTGCCCTATCACGTGGGGTCTGTCTTCTGGAGAGCATTTTGGCAGAGCCCCTGCTTCCAGGCTGCTGAAAGGGTGGGCGgctcccagcccctccttcccAGGCTGAGCAGTGAGAACCTCCACAGGGTCCTGGTCTCTCCCTAGGGCTTCTCCTTCCCGTTTCAGGGGAAGGTCTGAGTCTCCACATGTCAGACCAGCTTCTGGAGGAACAGTCCCatgggagggaggatggaaggagggGGCGTGCAGCAAGGAGCTGGGAAGTGGGAGGAGTGACCCCAGACTCCTCTCCCTGGCGCCGTACCCACACAGGGCCTGGTGTCCTGCCTCGGCTGGCCCCTCGGCCCATCTCTTCTGTGCCTTAGTCACACATGAAAGCTGCCCCTTCCTAGGCCCTCAGTCTGTCTGGCCGCAGACACTCACTGGGGGCCCTTATCAAGCTCCTGGCACTCAGAGGATCCTGCTGCACTGGGCCAGGCACCCTTGGACAGGCCTTAGGGGTGGCCAGGATCgccagtcccctcccctccccttgctcacctCCACACCCATATACGCGGAGCCTCCGAGGGCCAGAgcccccaggcaggctggcttACACCGGCCACTGTCTTGGGAGGAGCTCCTGCAGGCGGAGCGTTCTGTCATTTGGATCCCAGATGGCACTTGGGTTTGGGCTGTAACAGCCTGGAGAAGGTGGTACGGTGAGGAGGGCCCTGCCCTGTGGCACCAAACTTCACCCTGGAGTCTCTTCCTTCTCGTTCATTCCTGGAATGAAGTATGCCAAGGGTCCAGTGGGGGGTTCCACCCCAGTCGTCTTCGCAGGCTGTCTTGGGCCCTGTGACCAAGCCAGCCCCCCCGGGGTCACAGAGGCCTGTGCACAGGGGCCTGTCCGGTGGGCCTGGCCAGCTGGTACCCAAGCTGCCCAGGAAGGCGGCAGGTGGGAGCAGGCTGTCCGAGATCCTTGGTCCCCACTCCCCCCTTTGCTTTCACAAATCTGTGTGATTCTCCTTCCAGGCCAAAGTGTGCCGCCGACTCCCTGCCCCCTGGTCTTGGCCCACCCTGGCACTTGCTGGCTAGCATGGTTCGTGGGGGGACACGGGGGTTGGGGGGACTCCGGCGGAGCCGAGGGGCCGGGAATGCGGGCCCGCCCACTCCACCCTTCCTTCCTAGGAtgcataaccttttttttttttttttaattcctcccccgccccccgatAGAGTAGATCTTTGTACATAAGAAATACTTGAAAACCGAACTGGATGATGTATGAGAGGACAGAGTCCCCTAGTTTTGTATCTCATGTATGACTGCCATGAATTCCACCAGAAAGCCGCTCTATTTTGGTCTCTGTGACATTTTAAATGCGTGACAGAAGTGAGCAAATAAAGtgagaagtatatatatatgagataataTAGATTGTATTGAAATCTCTTCTGCCTGTGGGTGCGGTTTTTTCCATCCTCTCCCCCGCCGCCccgagtgtgtgtggggggctgggTTTGGCGGTTGTGGGCAGGGGTCTCCTAAGAAGCTGGCTTCCTTCCAGGGCACGCTGTGTAGGTGATGGGGGAATGCACAGTGCCAGAGACGGACATTGAGGTCCAGGCTCCCCCCTGGACGAACGGTCTCGGGGGGACCCAGGGGCAGCTTTGGTCACGAGGGGCCCACCCTCCCGTGCTGGTGTGTGCAGTGGGTTGATGCCCCGTTGCCCCTTCTGTCAGCCAGCCAGAGGGGGCCCCGCCGGAACACGGGCAGCCCCATTCCTACAGGTGTCTCCCAGGACTCCTGACTCCTTGCAGGCTATCTTCCTGCCTCCCTGAGCCCACTCCCCACTGTGGGACCTTAGGTCCCTGCCTCTGGAGCCGAGGCTGCGGGGGCCGCGGGCTGCCAGGCCAGGTGCCTGGCCACACAGGGCACCTTCCGGCCTCCCgcctctggggaggaggggctgtcCTGCTGACAGGAGCGCTCGGGAATGCAGCGTGGGCGGGGGAACTTCCCAGCCAGCCACGAAACTCCACTTGTCCCGCCCGTGGCTTCCTGCTGCCCTTTCGCAGGCCTGAGCTCAGCATCCCAGGATCGGGTATCAGGATGGCGGGCCTCAACCTGAGAGGGGGCGAAAGGCCAGTGGACGCAGCCAACCCGTGTGGTTTGGCCCTTCCCCAACTTTCAAAGCTCACAGCTGCCACAGACGTGGCCTTTTccctcagcccagccctgccacctCTCTGGACAGAAACCCTCCTCActgcagtttgtgtgtgtgtgtgtgtatgtgtgtgtgtgtgtgctgttgtGAACGTCTGCGCTGCATGTTAAAGCTTGCAGCCCCTCGGGTTCCTGGTGTTTGTCACACCTATGCCCTCATGGTACAGTGAGGCTGCAAGAAGCTGAAGAAATCATCAgaggccacacagctagaaaaAGGCACACCTGGATTCAAACTCTGATTTCCCTGACCCACAGACCACTGTACCCTCCCCTCCTTTTCAAGCTGTCCCCAAAGGGCTGGCAGATTGGGCTGAGATTATAGCGAGTTGGAGCCTAAGATGAGACACACGGTCGCCTTTTAGGCCTGCAGGCTGGGACTGAAGAAGCCACTTCTCTCTCGGTCTCCCTGTGCCTTCCGGAACATGGGGAAAATACTTTCTACTTGGCTGTAGAAAGTCAGGCCTCGGTGGGAAAGTGCTGGAAAGATTACTCTTAAATCCGGGAATTTTCCTCTGGGCGGGACTGTTTATTCACTGAAGGGATGCCAGGGATTTAACCCTACATTTCATTGTCCTCCTGGCTTTGTCTTCCCCTGGGACGCTCCAGGGAACCAGACAGAAGAACAGAGGTTTTAGCACCAACCCCCCCTCCAAAC
The sequence above is drawn from the Zalophus californianus isolate mZalCal1 chromosome 9, mZalCal1.pri.v2, whole genome shotgun sequence genome and encodes:
- the TMEM184B gene encoding transmembrane protein 184B isoform X1 gives rise to the protein MTVRGAALAPDPASPTTMAASPSVSVIPEGSPTAMEQPVFLMTTAAQAISGFFVWTALLITCHQIYMHLRCYSCPNEQRYIVRILFIVPIYAFDSWLSLLFFTNDQYYVYFGTVRDCYEALVIYNFLSLCYEYLGGESSIMSEIRGKPIESSCMYGTCCLWGKTYSIGFLRFCKQATLQFCVVKPLMAVSTVVLQAFGKYRDGDFDVTSGYLYVTIIYNVSVSLALYALFLFYFATRDLLSPYSPVLKFFMVKSVIFLSFWQGMLLAILEKCGAIPKIHSARVSVGEGTVAAGYQDFIICVEMFFAALALRHAFTYKVYADKRLDAQVPTYGPYGRCAPMKSISSSLKETMNPHDIVQDAIHNFSPAYQQYTQQSTLEPGPAWRGGAHSLSRSHSLSGARDNEKTLLLSSDDEF